The Mycolicibacterium mageritense genome contains a region encoding:
- a CDS encoding TetR/AcrR family transcriptional regulator encodes MKACDPTRLVVTDAAPQERGDAARNRMLILDAARRLIAERGPDAVSTDDIAVAAGVGKGTLFRRFGSRAGLMMVLLDEDEKAQQQAFMFGPPPFGPGAPPLERLLAYGRERLRFVHRHHALLSDAARDPQMRFADPFPLHRSHVRMLLETAGTTGDLDAQADALIALLDVDYVAHQLTDHGRTLDELATAWQDTARKLCGT; translated from the coding sequence GTGAAAGCCTGCGACCCGACCAGGCTCGTGGTCACCGACGCGGCGCCGCAGGAGCGCGGTGACGCCGCCCGCAACCGGATGTTGATCCTCGATGCGGCGCGCCGCCTGATCGCTGAACGCGGACCCGATGCGGTCAGCACCGACGATATCGCGGTTGCCGCCGGCGTGGGCAAGGGCACGTTGTTCCGCCGTTTCGGCAGCCGCGCCGGCCTCATGATGGTGCTGCTCGACGAAGACGAGAAAGCCCAGCAGCAGGCATTCATGTTCGGCCCGCCGCCGTTCGGGCCCGGCGCTCCCCCACTGGAGCGGCTACTGGCCTACGGCCGCGAACGGCTCCGCTTCGTCCACCGCCACCACGCGCTGCTGTCCGACGCGGCCCGCGATCCACAGATGCGGTTCGCCGACCCGTTCCCCTTACATCGCTCACACGTGCGGATGCTGCTCGAAACCGCCGGAACCACCGGTGATCTCGATGCCCAGGCAGACGCCCTCATCGCACTGCTCGACGTGGATTACGTAGCACATCAACTCACCGACCACGGCCGCACGCTCGACGAATTGGCCACGGCCTGGCAGGACACCGCCCGCAAGCTGTGTGGCACCTAG
- a CDS encoding NADPH-dependent FMN reductase — MADIKVLVLVGSLRAASINRQLAELAVESAPEGVDLRVFDRLGELPFYNEDIDTADVDEPVSALRTAAAGADAALVITPEYNGSIPGVLKNAIDWLSRPYGNGALKDKPVAVIGAALGQYGGVWAHDETRKSFGIAGPRVVEDLKLSIPAKAFDGKHPRENAEIVDNLRDVVGKLAAEVG, encoded by the coding sequence ATGGCCGATATCAAGGTTCTGGTGCTGGTGGGAAGCCTCCGCGCGGCGTCCATCAACCGTCAGCTCGCCGAACTCGCCGTGGAATCGGCGCCGGAGGGAGTGGACCTGCGAGTCTTCGACCGGCTGGGCGAGCTGCCGTTCTACAACGAGGACATCGACACTGCCGACGTCGACGAGCCGGTCAGTGCGCTGCGGACAGCTGCGGCGGGAGCCGACGCCGCACTGGTGATCACGCCCGAATACAACGGCAGCATCCCGGGCGTGCTGAAGAACGCGATCGACTGGTTGTCGCGGCCGTACGGCAACGGCGCACTCAAGGACAAGCCGGTCGCGGTGATCGGTGCGGCGCTCGGCCAGTACGGCGGCGTGTGGGCGCACGACGAAACCCGTAAGTCGTTCGGCATCGCCGGGCCGCGCGTGGTCGAGGATCTCAAGCTCTCGATCCCGGCCAAGGCGTTCGACGGCAAGCACCCGCGGGAGAACGCCGAGATCGTCGACAACCTGCGGGACGTGGTGGGCAAGCTGGCCGCAGAGGTCGGCTGA
- the fucP gene encoding L-fucose:H+ symporter permease, giving the protein MTTTEQADQPAQAPPTGDRVALVYPKMWVLFIVLICCFTAWGVAADLTTPMVAGFKTIFDMNTFQASLVQLAYFGAYFLLALPAALINQRFGYKAGLLTGVLLAAAGSMAFYPASKIMTYEAFLVALFAIAAGCSILETSANPYVMSLGPEATATRRLNFAQAFNPVGTNIGVLLAATLILPKLDEPVNMASLTPAEEHTIRAGQLGAVMGPYLGLGFVLIAIGLVIAVKKSPPIVEEFESGDLAGRSPIRILMSNKRYVFGVVAQFFNVAAQVCTWTYIIQYTQQALDGSLQLGGYLLQVSLIVFLISRFVMTWVIGKIRATKVLTALGALAVLLCVFAMVSPNVAGVAAVVALSFCLSLMFPTIYGVALQGLGPATKFGAAGLVMAIVGGAIMPLIQGRLLDMTSPAISFIVPAICFAVVTAYAVFDLKAAPTGAQS; this is encoded by the coding sequence ATGACGACCACGGAACAGGCCGATCAACCCGCGCAGGCCCCACCGACCGGCGACCGCGTCGCCCTGGTCTACCCCAAGATGTGGGTGTTGTTCATCGTGCTGATCTGCTGCTTCACGGCGTGGGGTGTGGCGGCCGATCTCACGACTCCCATGGTGGCCGGGTTCAAGACGATCTTCGACATGAACACGTTCCAGGCTTCGCTCGTCCAGCTGGCCTACTTCGGCGCCTACTTCCTGTTGGCGCTTCCGGCCGCGTTGATCAATCAACGCTTCGGGTACAAGGCCGGGTTGCTCACCGGGGTGCTGCTCGCCGCCGCCGGCTCGATGGCGTTCTACCCGGCCAGCAAGATCATGACGTACGAGGCGTTTCTCGTCGCACTCTTCGCGATCGCGGCCGGCTGCTCGATCTTGGAAACCTCGGCCAACCCGTACGTGATGTCGCTGGGCCCGGAGGCAACCGCAACCCGGCGCCTCAACTTCGCTCAGGCGTTCAATCCCGTCGGCACCAACATCGGCGTACTGCTGGCCGCGACCCTCATCCTGCCCAAGCTCGACGAGCCGGTGAACATGGCGAGCCTCACGCCTGCCGAAGAGCACACCATCCGTGCCGGCCAGCTCGGCGCCGTCATGGGCCCGTACCTCGGCCTCGGTTTCGTGCTGATCGCCATCGGCCTGGTGATCGCGGTGAAGAAGTCTCCCCCGATCGTCGAGGAGTTCGAGTCCGGGGATCTGGCCGGCCGGTCACCGATCCGAATCCTGATGTCCAACAAGCGCTATGTGTTCGGCGTGGTCGCGCAGTTCTTCAACGTCGCGGCGCAGGTCTGCACCTGGACCTACATCATCCAGTACACGCAGCAGGCGCTCGACGGATCGCTGCAGCTGGGCGGCTACCTACTCCAGGTCAGCCTCATCGTGTTCCTGATCTCGCGATTCGTGATGACGTGGGTGATCGGGAAGATCCGGGCCACCAAGGTGCTCACCGCCCTCGGTGCGCTCGCCGTGCTGCTGTGCGTCTTCGCCATGGTGTCACCCAATGTCGCCGGGGTTGCCGCGGTCGTGGCGTTGTCGTTCTGCCTGTCGCTGATGTTTCCGACGATCTACGGCGTGGCTCTGCAAGGCCTCGGGCCCGCGACGAAGTTCGGGGCGGCGGGGCTGGTGATGGCCATCGTCGGCGGCGCCATCATGCCGCTGATCCAGGGCCGGCTCCTCGACATGACCAGTCCGGCGATCTCCTTCATCGTGCCTGCCATCTGTTTCGCCGTGGTCACCGCGTACGCGGTGTTCGACCTGAAGGCCGCACCGACGGGAGCCCAGTCATGA
- a CDS encoding ABC transporter substrate-binding protein: protein MKRTWVAALAVLLVACGGGGSANFSDPTDRLEVVSWWVSPSEHPAFEVLLDAFEKTDSGVDVIDGSIAGGAGSNVQIALAERLRAGDPPDVWQTFLGSSLRAWVDADRIAAVASVYERSGLGPNLPPALLQAATYRDTQWGVPTGAHRGNVLWFNQKVLRDAGIAAPGPDYAPEAFAADLAKLAATGRTPLCLGGKDRFTATELFENTLLGVVGPQGWTRIHDDAFDWRGPEVDEALTRFGQVVAAADPAAAGLTWDQAAKKLAAGECAFLSMNDSVYGELVANKATEGTDFGYVPYPGTGGAYLAIVDSFVVSSDAPDGVNALKFLEVVADPETSLAFNRIKGSVPVRRDVDVATLPAYQRQASESLWHDHVLLSITHGELMPPFFQQAMYDAVATYLQSRNAKAFIDTLQNSVAAAMPRR from the coding sequence ATGAAGCGCACCTGGGTCGCCGCCCTGGCCGTGCTCCTCGTCGCCTGCGGCGGCGGTGGTTCGGCGAACTTCTCCGATCCCACCGACCGCCTCGAGGTGGTGTCGTGGTGGGTTTCGCCATCGGAACACCCCGCGTTCGAGGTGCTGCTGGACGCGTTCGAGAAGACCGATTCCGGCGTTGACGTGATCGACGGTTCGATCGCCGGCGGCGCGGGAAGCAACGTCCAGATCGCACTCGCCGAACGGTTGCGCGCCGGGGATCCACCCGATGTGTGGCAGACGTTCCTCGGCAGCTCGCTGCGCGCCTGGGTCGACGCCGATCGGATCGCCGCCGTGGCGTCGGTCTACGAGCGCAGCGGACTCGGCCCGAACCTTCCCCCTGCGCTGCTGCAGGCCGCGACCTACCGCGATACCCAGTGGGGTGTGCCGACCGGCGCGCACCGCGGCAACGTGCTGTGGTTCAACCAGAAAGTGCTCCGGGACGCGGGCATCGCCGCGCCCGGACCGGATTATGCGCCGGAGGCGTTCGCGGCCGACCTCGCGAAGTTGGCCGCTACCGGCCGGACCCCGCTGTGCCTGGGCGGCAAGGACCGGTTCACCGCGACCGAACTGTTCGAGAACACGCTGCTCGGCGTGGTGGGGCCGCAGGGCTGGACCCGGATCCACGACGACGCCTTCGACTGGCGTGGCCCCGAGGTCGACGAGGCGCTCACGCGGTTCGGCCAGGTCGTCGCGGCGGCCGACCCGGCCGCGGCGGGTCTCACCTGGGATCAGGCCGCCAAGAAGCTCGCCGCGGGCGAGTGCGCATTCCTGTCGATGAACGACTCGGTGTACGGCGAGCTCGTCGCGAACAAGGCCACCGAGGGCACCGACTTCGGGTACGTGCCCTATCCGGGCACCGGCGGCGCCTACCTCGCGATCGTCGACTCGTTCGTGGTGTCGTCCGATGCACCCGACGGTGTCAACGCCCTCAAGTTCCTTGAGGTGGTGGCCGATCCCGAGACCTCGTTGGCCTTCAACCGAATCAAGGGCTCGGTGCCGGTACGCCGCGACGTGGATGTCGCCACGCTGCCGGCCTACCAGCGCCAGGCCTCCGAATCCCTGTGGCACGACCACGTTCTGCTGTCGATCACGCACGGCGAGCTGATGCCGCCGTTCTTCCAGCAGGCCATGTACGACGCGGTCGCGACGTACCTGCAGAGCCGCAACGCCAAGGCGTTCATCGACACGTTGCAGAACTCGGTGGCCGCGGCGATGCCCCGTCGCTGA